A genome region from Clostridium sp. JN-9 includes the following:
- the fusA gene encoding elongation factor G, with the protein MKDLKTKNLRNVGFVGHSGSGKTTLAEAILYYTKASDRLGKIEEENTVCDFDPEEKKRKISISTAIAPCEYDNTKINIVDMPGYFDFVGEAIEGLKAVDTVIIAVSGVSGIKVGTEKAWDYVNENKMPRSFYVNKLDRENSNFDKVLTSLKDRFGISVVPIQYPIGMENEFTGVVNVISRRARIFNSKTNKMEPGDVPPDLLDKVDECKNMIMEAVAETDEKLLDKYFSEGQLSDEEIYTGLIKGSINGDIAPVMCGSALHGIGVEILLEDIVECFPSPLDVEGKKTVSVDSNTEKMIKFEEDAPASAFVFKTIADPFVGKLSLFRVISGKIKSDTLIYNSNKDKQEKIGTLYFLKGKSQIPANEITAGDIGAVSKLQFTSTGDTLCDINHKIMFEKIDFPEPSLLRAVLPKSKNDEDKISNGLNKLLEEDPTFKVYRDLENAATIICGTGETHLEVIANKLKTKFGVDVSLELPKVPYRETIKKSADVQGKHKKQSGGHGQYGDVKILFEPRDDGDELEFVDKVVGGVVPRQYIPAVEKGLRECIQHGVLAGYPVIRLRATLHDGSYHPVDSSEMAFKVAASLAYKKGLVDAQSILLEPIMHVEVIVPEDYMGDVIGDINKKRGRVLGMEQDAKSQRVIAEVPQAEMFKYATDLRSMTQARGSFTMKFERYEEVPPTESEKIIEKAKKQNVEV; encoded by the coding sequence ATGAAAGATTTGAAAACAAAAAACTTGAGAAATGTAGGCTTTGTTGGCCACAGCGGATCTGGTAAAACTACATTAGCAGAAGCAATACTTTACTACACTAAGGCAAGCGATAGATTAGGTAAAATAGAAGAAGAAAATACAGTATGTGATTTTGATCCGGAAGAAAAGAAAAGAAAAATATCCATATCCACAGCAATTGCACCATGTGAATATGATAATACTAAAATTAATATAGTTGACATGCCAGGATATTTTGATTTCGTAGGAGAAGCAATAGAAGGTTTAAAGGCTGTTGACACAGTAATAATAGCTGTATCTGGTGTTTCCGGAATAAAAGTTGGAACTGAAAAGGCTTGGGATTATGTTAATGAAAATAAGATGCCAAGATCCTTTTATGTAAATAAACTTGATCGTGAAAATAGCAATTTTGATAAAGTTCTTACAAGTTTAAAGGATAGATTTGGCATCTCCGTTGTGCCAATTCAATATCCTATAGGAATGGAAAATGAATTTACAGGAGTTGTAAATGTTATTTCAAGAAGGGCAAGAATTTTTAATTCAAAGACAAATAAGATGGAGCCAGGAGATGTCCCACCTGACTTATTAGATAAAGTTGATGAATGTAAAAATATGATTATGGAAGCTGTAGCTGAGACAGATGAAAAGCTTTTAGATAAATACTTCTCAGAAGGCCAGTTAAGTGATGAGGAGATATATACAGGTCTGATAAAGGGCTCTATTAATGGAGACATTGCACCAGTAATGTGTGGAAGTGCATTGCATGGAATAGGAGTTGAAATATTATTAGAAGATATAGTGGAGTGTTTCCCTTCACCATTAGATGTGGAAGGAAAAAAGACAGTAAGTGTTGATAGCAACACAGAAAAAATGATTAAATTTGAAGAGGACGCACCAGCATCAGCATTTGTATTCAAAACAATTGCAGACCCATTTGTGGGTAAGTTGTCTCTATTTAGAGTTATCAGTGGAAAAATTAAATCTGATACATTAATATATAATTCAAACAAAGATAAGCAGGAGAAGATAGGCACATTGTACTTTTTGAAAGGTAAATCACAAATACCGGCAAATGAAATTACAGCAGGAGATATTGGTGCTGTGTCAAAATTACAATTTACATCAACTGGAGACACTTTATGTGACATAAATCATAAGATAATGTTTGAAAAAATTGATTTCCCTGAGCCCTCTTTATTAAGGGCAGTATTACCAAAATCTAAAAATGATGAAGATAAAATTTCAAACGGTTTAAATAAACTCCTTGAAGAAGATCCAACATTTAAGGTATACAGAGATTTGGAAAATGCTGCAACTATAATATGCGGAACAGGAGAAACTCATTTAGAGGTTATAGCAAATAAGCTTAAAACAAAATTTGGAGTTGATGTTTCTCTTGAATTACCTAAAGTTCCATACAGAGAGACCATTAAAAAAAGTGCAGATGTTCAAGGAAAACATAAAAAGCAATCTGGAGGCCATGGTCAGTATGGAGATGTTAAAATACTTTTCGAGCCTAGAGACGATGGGGATGAATTAGAATTTGTGGATAAGGTTGTAGGAGGTGTTGTGCCAAGGCAATATATTCCTGCAGTGGAAAAGGGTTTAAGAGAATGCATTCAGCATGGAGTATTAGCTGGATATCCGGTTATAAGACTCAGGGCAACTCTCCATGATGGATCCTATCACCCGGTAGATTCTTCAGAAATGGCATTTAAAGTAGCAGCCTCTTTAGCTTATAAAAAGGGACTAGTAGATGCTCAGTCTATACTGCTGGAGCCGATAATGCATGTTGAGGTTATTGTACCGGAAGATTATATGGGCGATGTAATTGGAGATATAAATAAAAAACGAGGAAGAGTACTTGGTATGGAGCAGGATGCTAAAAGTCAAAGAGTTATTGCAGAGGTTCCTCAGGCAGAAATGTTTAAATATGCTACAGATTTAAGATCAATGACTCAGGCTAGAGGAAGTTTTACAATGAAATTTGAAAGATACGAGGAGGTACCACCCACAGAGAGTGAAAAAATAATTGAAAAAGCAAAGAAGCAAAATGTTGAAGTATAG